One stretch of Pseudomonas azotoformans DNA includes these proteins:
- the ruvB gene encoding Holliday junction branch migration DNA helicase RuvB — MIEADRLIAATGPRDREEVQDRAIRPLSLAEYIGQPTVREQMELFIQAARGRSESLDHTLIFGPPGLGKTTLANIIAQEMGVSIKSTSGPVLERPGDLAALLTNLEPHDVLFIDEIHRLSPIVEEVLYPAMEDFQLDIMIGEGPAARSIKLDLPPFTLVGATTRAGMLTNPLRDRFGIVQRLEFYSTADLATIVSRSASILGLPLDPEGAFEIARRARGTPRIANRLLRRVRDFAEVRAKGHITKAVADLALNLLDVDEHGFDHQDRRLLLTMIEKFDGGPVGVDSLAAAISEERHTIEDVLEPYLIQQGYIMRTPRGRVVTRHAYLHFGLNIPSRLGEMPVVDEFLDAVDD; from the coding sequence GTGATTGAAGCTGATCGTCTGATTGCAGCCACCGGCCCGCGCGACCGTGAAGAGGTCCAGGACCGCGCCATCCGCCCCCTGAGCCTGGCCGAGTACATCGGCCAGCCCACCGTGCGCGAGCAGATGGAGTTGTTTATCCAGGCCGCACGCGGGCGCAGTGAGTCCCTGGACCACACGTTGATCTTCGGCCCGCCGGGGTTGGGCAAGACCACGCTGGCGAATATTATTGCCCAGGAAATGGGCGTGTCGATCAAGTCCACCTCCGGCCCGGTGCTGGAGCGTCCGGGTGACCTGGCGGCGTTGCTGACCAACCTTGAACCGCACGATGTGCTGTTTATCGACGAGATCCACCGGCTCTCGCCGATTGTCGAAGAAGTGCTGTACCCGGCCATGGAAGACTTCCAGCTCGACATCATGATCGGCGAAGGCCCGGCGGCGCGCTCGATCAAGCTCGATCTGCCGCCGTTCACGCTGGTGGGTGCCACGACCCGTGCGGGCATGTTGACCAACCCGCTGCGAGACCGTTTCGGTATTGTTCAACGTCTAGAGTTCTACAGCACAGCTGATTTGGCGACCATTGTCAGCCGTTCGGCGAGTATTCTCGGCCTGCCGCTGGACCCGGAAGGCGCGTTCGAGATCGCCCGTCGGGCCCGCGGCACGCCGCGAATCGCCAACCGCTTGCTGCGCCGCGTGCGGGACTTTGCCGAGGTGCGGGCCAAGGGGCATATCACCAAGGCTGTGGCCGACTTGGCCTTGAACCTGCTGGACGTGGACGAGCACGGCTTCGATCACCAGGATCGACGTCTACTCTTGACCATGATCGAGAAGTTCGACGGCGGCCCAGTGGGCGTCGACAGCCTGGCGGCGGCCATCAGTGAAGAGCGCCATACCATTGAGGACGTGCTGGAGCCGTACCTGATCCAGCAGGGTTACATCATGCGTACCCCAAGGGGCAGGGTGGTGACGCGCCACGCCTATCTGCACTTTGGGTTAAACATTCCGTCACGATTGGGCGAGATGCCTGTAGTAGACGAATTTCTCGATGCAGTGGACGATTAA
- the ruvA gene encoding Holliday junction branch migration protein RuvA: MIGRLRGTLAEKQPPHLILDVNGLGYELEVPMTTLYRLPSVGEPITLHTHLVVREDAQLLYGFIGKRDRDFFRELIRLNGVGPKLALALMSSLEVDELVRAVSAQDTSALTKVPGVGKKTAERLLVELKDRFKAWEVVPSMFALVPNQPDMPAGQVASAESDAVSALISLGYKPQEASKAVSAIKDKNLSSEDMIRRALKGMI, encoded by the coding sequence GTGATTGGACGCTTGCGCGGCACCCTGGCTGAGAAACAGCCGCCGCACCTGATTCTGGATGTAAATGGGTTGGGGTATGAGCTGGAAGTGCCCATGACCACCTTGTATCGCCTACCGTCGGTCGGTGAGCCGATTACGCTGCATACCCACCTGGTAGTGCGTGAAGATGCGCAATTGCTCTATGGTTTCATTGGCAAGCGTGACCGCGACTTCTTCCGTGAGCTGATCCGCCTGAATGGAGTGGGGCCGAAACTGGCCCTGGCGTTGATGTCGAGCCTGGAAGTGGATGAGCTGGTGCGTGCCGTTTCGGCCCAGGACACCTCGGCGCTGACCAAGGTGCCAGGCGTCGGCAAGAAGACCGCCGAGCGCCTGCTGGTGGAGCTCAAGGACCGCTTCAAGGCCTGGGAAGTCGTACCGAGCATGTTTGCCCTCGTCCCGAACCAGCCGGACATGCCGGCCGGCCAGGTGGCGAGTGCCGAGAGCGATGCGGTCAGTGCGCTGATTTCCCTGGGTTACAAGCCGCAGGAAGCCAGCAAGGCCGTATCGGCCATCAAGGACAAGAACCTGAGCAGTGAAGACATGATCCGCCGCGCCCTGAAGGGAATGATTTAA
- the ruvC gene encoding crossover junction endodeoxyribonuclease RuvC, whose product MTLILGIDPGSRVTGFGVVQQTSRGCVYVASGCIRTGAGELAERLQIVYRGVREVIQTYGPVTMGIEKVFMAKNADSALKLGQARGAAIVAGAEEGMEIAEYTATQVKQAVVGTGAANKEQVQMMVMHMLKLTSKPQIDASDALAIAICHAHTRSSLLPHGLGTARSRGGRLRL is encoded by the coding sequence ATGACTTTAATCCTAGGTATCGACCCCGGTTCGCGCGTCACCGGTTTTGGTGTGGTGCAACAGACCTCGCGTGGCTGCGTGTATGTGGCTTCGGGCTGTATCCGTACCGGCGCGGGCGAGTTGGCCGAGCGCCTGCAGATCGTCTATCGCGGCGTGCGTGAAGTGATCCAGACCTACGGGCCGGTGACCATGGGCATCGAAAAGGTGTTCATGGCGAAGAATGCCGACTCCGCGTTGAAGCTTGGCCAGGCCCGTGGCGCCGCCATCGTTGCCGGCGCCGAGGAGGGCATGGAAATCGCCGAGTACACCGCCACCCAGGTCAAGCAGGCTGTGGTCGGCACCGGCGCGGCGAACAAAGAGCAGGTGCAGATGATGGTCATGCACATGCTCAAGCTCACTTCAAAACCGCAGATCGACGCCTCGGACGCCCTGGCTATTGCCATTTGCCATGCGCACACTCGCTCAAGCTTGCTGCCTCACGGCCTGGGCACGGCACGCAGTCGTGGCGGGCGCCTGCGTCTCTGA
- a CDS encoding YebC/PmpR family DNA-binding transcriptional regulator, whose protein sequence is MAGHSKWANIKHRKERQDAKKGKIFTKWIRELTVAARQGGGDPGSNPRLRLALDKALGANMSRDIIDRAVARGAGAADTDDMVELSYEGYGPGGVAVMVECMTDNRNRTAAAVRHAFSKCGGNLGTDGSVAYLFERKGQISFAPGTDEDALMEAAMEADADDVVTNEDGSIDVFTSFASFYAVRNALEAAGFKGTDAEIVMLPTTSAELDLDGAQKVLKMLDMLEDLDDVQNVYSNADIPESVAEQLG, encoded by the coding sequence ATGGCTGGCCATTCCAAGTGGGCGAACATCAAGCACCGCAAAGAGCGTCAGGATGCCAAGAAAGGCAAGATTTTCACCAAGTGGATCCGCGAGCTGACCGTCGCTGCCCGCCAGGGTGGGGGTGACCCGGGCTCCAACCCGCGTCTGCGCCTGGCGCTGGACAAGGCCCTGGGTGCCAACATGAGCCGCGACATCATCGACCGCGCCGTGGCCCGTGGCGCCGGTGCGGCCGATACCGACGACATGGTCGAGCTGAGCTACGAAGGCTACGGCCCGGGCGGTGTGGCGGTGATGGTCGAGTGCATGACCGACAACCGCAACCGTACTGCCGCCGCTGTGCGCCACGCTTTCAGCAAATGTGGTGGCAACCTCGGCACTGACGGTTCGGTGGCCTACCTGTTCGAGCGCAAGGGGCAGATCTCCTTCGCGCCGGGCACCGATGAAGACGCGCTGATGGAAGCGGCCATGGAAGCCGATGCCGACGATGTGGTGACCAACGAAGACGGTTCAATCGACGTGTTTACCTCGTTCGCCAGCTTCTACGCCGTGCGTAATGCCCTGGAAGCCGCCGGTTTCAAAGGTACTGACGCGGAAATCGTGATGTTGCCGACCACCAGCGCCGAGCTGGACCTGGACGGTGCGCAGAAAGTGCTGAAGATGCTGGACATGCTCGAAGACCTGGATGATGTGCAGAACGTTTATTCGAATGCGGATATCCCAGAGTCTGTGGCCGAACAGCTAGGCTGA